TGTACCGAATAATCAGGTATAGTTTAAGgacttttttttcaaaaaatcatTATAACTCTAGTATAGCAATGTGTAAAAATCTGTAATATGCAGTCATGTTGATGTTATGAAAGGTCGTGTCAACATTAAAAATAAGGTTTGGGACTTGCTCAGTAAAATATTTTTCCTAATGCCTTCCTTGAAATTTCAGATTGGTCACAGTAGAAAAAATACATATAAATAGTTTTGATCATCTGTAATTACTTTAATCTTCAGTCCACAAACTTCTATAAGCATCCGACACTGATAAAGCAGGGAGGCACCGACACGATAGAAATTTTTCCTAGAGGGAAAATCAAAACACACGATTCCACGGTAGTTTTCTCACTCTTATAAATATTGATGACAACTAAGTACTTGTTATATTAATTAGGAGAAGCATAAGTTATATTTTTCTCTCCTATTTCTGAACTATTGGGCATGTTACTGGATTGACATAGAAATTAACTTGAGTTTATATATTTGGTTCAAACTAGTTGGCTATTTGgaatgtatttacctgcctaaTTCTTAGGCTACTTTAATTCCAGTAAGACATACAATGTAGTTTAGTTTTGTTCACATTGTTAGTGTAGGGTCACCAATTTTACTAGTGCTCTCGCCAAGTACTCTTAACTGTAAAGTCCTAAATAAATTTGGTTAGTATTTTCTTGACTGCGTTTAGATATAATGTTATTGAAAACCAGGCTCCATGTGACTAACGCTAGCTTTTGATGAAATAAACTGTTTTCAATTCAgtggatgatgacgataccattatccttattaggcggttggagcaactccgtgcagaAGTCCctattgctaagaacatttccaaaatccaatagccaaaatccaatacccgaggccgttcccattccggaactcggtacaaaatacaaattccaaaaatcaatttcaaaatccaagtacaatctcacccaatggactatcccattggttttacaatgccttttccagtcgaaatgacactaagcaatccgaattcgggcgccgacccacaaaatcgagcaagCTGGGCCTCGTctcgtaaaaccgaattcaaaaacccaaaacggcttgtttttagacgcaaactaagccttaatcatcaagcaaacactacgtgccaacttcgtacaattcgtacgaaggtacaccattacaagccaaaacaaggatgacatctttcgtccttgtttagtagcttctgcgccacgtcagcagcgcctggcgctggcagctgcgctggacgctggacgctggcgtgagctggcgtttagcagcagcttctcctatttaaactgtaatacctcgtatttttctatacttataaatatattttattatatttataaaacatttcgtgtatttttataaattaatttcatttggCTTTTATTTAGGCTTTCTCTCTCATGGCGATTTAGGGTGTACGTTATGGTGTTTTGCTAACCTACGCCACTCTCACCATGGCCAGAAAGAAGAAGACTCAGCAACCTATTTCTAGTGGAAACAATGGAGGATCAGCTACTCAACCCACCACACAAACAACTCGACCAATGAATCAAAATCAAAAGAGAAATATGGAACCCAGTTGCACCGGCGATGAACTACCAGAAGCAACGTTTACTCCGGTTCCCCCTCACCCGAGTGCTGGACCGCCGTCGCCGGAACTAATGGCTGTCATTGCGTACACCTGAACATGGGATGAGTACGACAACGCCAATGGTGGTGGCTACTGAAACAGAGCCACCTCTGGTACACCCCCCTGGTGTTGAGGAGCTTCAGGCAGGTAACTCTTGGGCTAATGTTGTTAGGGGACCTCAACTCACTGCTAAAGGTACCTCTCTATCCTTTATTGCTCCTTCTGTGAATGATGGTAAAGCCATAGCACAATTGGATAAAACTGAGGTTGATAAACTGTCTAGTGATTGGGAAAATGCTGTTGTGATTTATGTTGTGGGTGATCTTCCCTCAATTGGTGCTGGTTTAAGATTCATAGATAGAGAATGGAAAATAGCTAAGAAACCTAATGTGTTCCTTCATGATGAAGGTTACTTCATTGCTAAGCTTCATTCCAAAGATGATAGAAACTCTGTGTTAGCTGCTGGACCTCACTCCTTCAATGGACGTCCTATGATTGTTAAACCATGGGTgtctaatttcaatttccacAAAGAAATTCTTCGTATTGTACCACTGTGGGTTAAGCTTCCAAACCTACCTCTGAACTGCTGGGGTGCTAATTCACTCAGTAGGATAGGAAGTCTGTTGGGTGTTCCTATTTGTGCTGATGAATGTACCTCTAGACAGCTGCGAATTTCTTTTTCTCGTATTCTTATTGAGATTGATGTGACAAAGGAAAtcccacatagtgtcatgattCAAGACCCTAGTGGAGAGGTGGTGAAGCAGGAAGTGGTGTTTGATTGGCTACCCCCATTCTGTAAGAAATGTAAGGTTGTGGGCCATGACTGCTCTCAATCCAAGGCACCAACAGCTAGATACCACCCTGCTCCAGTCAAACCCACTAAGCAGTGGGTTCCTAAGAAAACTCAACCTGTAGTTGTTCAGAAAGTCCAACCAGTCCCTGATGTAACTGCTGTTTCTGAAGATGGGGGAGGGGATGGATGGAGAGTTGTCACTAGAAGGAAAGTTCACAGACCTCTCATGACTACTATGGCAAGTGCTTCTCAACAGCATACTGGGCTAGCACAGGTCAACTCTCAAGAGATGAATGGTAGTGGGTGTGATGATGCAGTAGAGGGAGAAGAGGACCCTCCTAACATTGTTCCATGATTGTTTGTAGCTGGAACATGAGGGGCCTTAATGATCCTTCTAAAGTAGGGGAGGTGAAGAACTTTTTGAATAAAAACAAAGTGAGTTTTGTTGCTTTGTTAGAGACTAGAGTAAAACAGCACAATAGTAGTAGAATTTTGAAGAAATTTGGTGCAAACTGGTCTTGGGTTGACAATTATGTTTGTTCACCTAGGGGTAGAATCTGGATTGGATGGTTGCATAATGATATCAGTTTGCAGGTGATTGATAGGGTGGAATATGGCATTCATTGCTTAGTTAACTCTAAGAATGGTAAACTTATTGCTCACATAACTGTGGTGTATGGTCTACACACAGTGGAAGATAGAGTGCCCATGTGGAGGTATTTGGAGGGTTTGGCTAACGCTATGACTGGTCCTTGGTGTGTTATAGGTGACTTCAATGCAGTTTTGAATAGTGCAGACAGATCTAATGGAAACCCTGTAACAATTAGAGAGACCAAAGATTTTGAGCAACTCTTGGATACTACTGATTTGGTTGAGGTCAAGTCTAGTGGCTGCTTTTATTCATGGAGCAATAAAGGGGAAGGGGAGAGGAGAATTGAATCCAGAATTGATTGGTGCTTAGGAAATTCTGGCTGGCACTCCTTTTACACTGATGCTTGGGTGGAATACATGGTTCCAGGACTTTCAGATCACTCTCCTCTGATCCTTAGAAGTGAAGTGGATACCAGACAAGGGAGTAGACCATTTAAATTTTTCAATTATATGGATGATCACACTGATTTTGTTAAAGCTGTTAATGAAGGTTGGGATTGCTCAATCCAGGGCTGTGCTATGTATAGATTGTGGACCAAGCTAAAACATGTTAAAGCTGGTTTGAAGAAACTGCATGCCAAAGATTTTGCAAAGCTAGATTCCAGAATAGAACAGTTGAGACAAGACTTGGATGATACTCAACTTGCTCTAGTGGATAACAGTACTGATATCAATCTGCAGAGAAAGAGAAGGATCTGTTGGGGTCTTTGAAGAAATTCTTAGGCATCCAAGAGAGTGCTTATAAACAGAAAGCTAGAATCCAGTGGTTAAAGCTGGGGGATGCAAACAACAAGTTCTTTTTCTCAGCAATGAAAGAGAGATATAAAAGAAATAGCATTAATATGCTGTTTGACAATAATGGTAATAGGCTGACTACTGTGGATGAAATCACTAAGGAAATCACACATTTCTACACTGCTTTAGTAGGCTCTGCTGCTCCTACTCTTCAGGGTATTGATGTTACAATTGTTAGAAATgggaatattttgtcaaatgaGCATGCTGAAGCTTTAATTGCTCCTGTTTCCACACAGGAAATTGATGATGCTCTCAAGGGAATTGATAGCTCTAAAGCTCCTGGCATTGATGGACTAAATAGCTGTTTCTTCAAAAAAGCTTGGCCTGTGATTAAGCAGGATGTTTATCAAGCAGTCCTGGAATTCTTTGCCTCTGGAAAGTTACTAAAACAAGTTAACAACACAGTTGTTACTCTGGTGCCAAAAGTTCAAAATGCTTCAAAAATCTCTTAGTTTAGACCTATTGCCTGTTGTTCAGTAGTTTACAAGATTATTGCCAAAATTCTCACAGCTAGGATGCAACCAGTAATGGAAACAATCATCAGCAATTCTCAAACTGGTTTCATCCCTGGCAGATCTATAGCAGATAACATCCTCCTTGCTTCAGAGCTGATCAAAGGCTATAACAGGAAATACATTTCTCCTAGATGTATGATTAAGATTGATCTAAGGAAAGCTTATGATTCCTTAGAATGGCCTTTCCTCAAAATTATGCTGCAAGAACTTGGGTTTCCTAGTCAGTTTGTCAAGTGGATCATGGCTTGCTTGTACACAGTGTCTTACTCAATTCTGCTGAATGGTTATCCTACTACTCCCATCCCTGAAAAGAAGGGTTTGAGACAGGGTGACCCTATGTCACCTTTCTTATTTGCTATAGGAATGAAGTATTTATCCAGATGTCTCCATGCTGCAACCACTACTGCTGGCTTCAATTTTCACCCCAGATGCAAAAAGCTGAACATCAGTcatatgatgtttgcagatgatctgCTTCTGTTCTCCACAGCTGATCACCATTCAGTGCAAACTATCTTTGATGCTTTCTCAAAGTTCTCTTTTGCTCCTGGACTTGCTGCTAAGTGTCTATATTGCTGGAATTACAGGTTTGGAAGAACAAAGTATTAGGGACTCTTTGGGTATGGTGCAAGGGTCCTTCCCCTTTAAATATTTGGGAGTTCCCCTCATTACCAGGAAACTTAAATATAGTGATTGTAAACCTCTGATTGATAAAACAGTTGTAAGGGTCAGATCTTGGTCAGCAAAGCTTCTTTCTTATGCTGGCAGATTACAACTTGTTAGAGCTGTTCTCACTGGAATGCAACTCTATTGGTGCCAAATTTTTGTCATGCCAAAGAAGGTTATGAGGGAAATTCACAGTGTTTGTAGAACTTTCTTATGGACAGGAGGTGATATTGGTAGCAAAAAAGCCCCTGTTGCATGGGATAACCTTTGCTTGCCTAAAAGTTGTGGGGGTTGGCACCTTAAAGATCTTACATCTGGAACAAAGCAGCTGTCTTGAAACATTGCTGGGCTTTGTCCATGAAACAGGACAGATTGTGGATCAAATGGGTTCACATGTATTATGTGAAGAGTAGGAATTTTTGGACCATGGAGGTGCCTTCTGGTCTCACATGGTCACTAAGGAAGATTTGGAGTGGAAGGGAGGATCTAGTTGCAACTGATTCTTCTCAATATGTGTTCAATGGGAAATATAGCATCAAGAACATGTACAAATCCTTAAAGGGTGAAAGTCAGAAGGTGGAATGGAAAAGACTAATCTGCAACAATCTGCTAGTCCAAAGAGTGTGTTTGTTCTTTGGCTGGCCATTCAGAATAGGCTTCCCACCAAGGATAGACTACTCAGTTGGCATATGGATATTGATGGCACCTGTGTTTTGTGTAACCAAGTAGATGAATCTGTTGATCATCTTTTTTTCAGTTGTGACTGTGCCAGTGCTGTATGGGATACTGTGATTCAGAGAGTTGGACATGGAGAGACAAGAGTGTCATTTACTGAGGAGATTACTAGAGCAACAAATAAATGTAGAAAAGGAAAGATCAAGAACAAAGTGTTCAGTCTAGCTTTCACTGAGACAGTGTATCAGATTTGGCTTCAAAGGAATCAGAGGATCTTCACTAGCAAAGCTGACCCTGCTACTACTGTTGTTAATCAAATTTTGTTTAATGCTGCTTGTAGATGTACTGATGAGATGAGTGAACAATTATTGTAGTTTGTAGGCTTACTGTTTTGGTGTAAGTCTGGTAGAATGGCCTGCTTGTGGTCTAGGTGTTTCTGATGACCTGGTGTAATAACTcatttttggaaataaataaatacattttatttgccaaaaaaaaaataatttcatttaatgagaattaaatgcgcttttgtttttaattaatttaaatattaattattccgaaaaccggatttttattaaaaattcaaggaatttatttaatcgggaattgttgggtcgtatttcaaaaacgaatttaataaacttaaagcccggtcattttgttttatttaaatCCATCAAAGcctgcaaggagtaaacttaaatgagcccggtaatgagcccaactcaaaattaccctaacctagcccacaagggagagaaaaactataaatagaccctctcattaaaccctcacaaaaatttcagcactccctctctctcctcactttctctctccttgcggcaccctctcctctcctctcgtcCGACCAGCCTTGCGTGCAGCCCAAGGCATTCGTTCCCAGCCCCGTGCGCGCAAGCCCTCACTGCCCCTCTCTCTTGTTGCCTCGCCCTGCAGCGCAGCGccctcgctgctgctgtgtgtCGCGTGTGCGTCATCCCACCCAGCAGCCACGCGAGCCTCGTACCCGCTCATCGCtgtgtcgcgcgcccagcgccctgTCCCTCTCGCCCTTCGTCGCGTGCTCGTGCGCACTGCCTGCTGCAGTGCGTGCGTGTGTTGCTGTTGTGTTACGTTGTTTGTtcgacgcacacacacacaacacaattaattgttgtgtgtgtgtgtgtgtt
This sequence is a window from Spinacia oleracea cultivar Varoflay chromosome 1, BTI_SOV_V1, whole genome shotgun sequence. Protein-coding genes within it:
- the LOC110800548 gene encoding uncharacterized protein produces the protein MRGLNDPSKVGEVKNFLNKNKVSFVALLETRVKQHNSSRILKKFGANWSWVDNYVCSPRGRIWIGWLHNDISLQVIDRVEYGIHCLVNSKNGKLIAHITVVYGLHTVEDRVPMWRYLEGLANAMTGPWCVIGDFNAVLNSADRSNGNPVTIRETKDFEQLLDTTDLVEVKSSGCFYSWSNKGEGERRIESRIDWCLGNSGWHSFYTDAWVEYMVPGLSDHSPLILRSEVDTRQGSRPFKFFNYMDDHTDFVKAVNEGWDCSIQGCAMYRLWTKLKHVKAGLKKLHAKDFAKLDSRIEQLRQDLDDTQLALVDNSTDINLQRKRRICWGL